Proteins encoded together in one Musa acuminata AAA Group cultivar baxijiao chromosome BXJ3-6, Cavendish_Baxijiao_AAA, whole genome shotgun sequence window:
- the LOC135641650 gene encoding UDP-glucuronate:xylan alpha-glucuronosyltransferase 2-like isoform X2, translating to METVPGFLRTLHGNAKLGLVNIVEDEAVEWGLVGGRTTTVDFERVSENLKWEDLFPEWIDEEEENEGPSCPELPMPDFSLYGNVDVVVAKLPCRRSGTAGWSRDVSRLQVHLVAATTAARRGRRDARGAVKVVLLSACRPMMELFPCDEMVVREGKWWLYEAEARRLEQKVALPVGSCNLALPLWGKGIDVVYDASKLAGGPVSPHRREAYATVLHSSDTYVCGAIILAHSIVRTGSTRDLLLLHDKSIPHDKLRALAAAGWTLREIDRIRNPHAQKDSYNEYNYSKLRLWQLTDYHRVVFIDADILVLRNLDLLFRFPQISATGNDGVIFNSGIMVIEPSHCTFKALMASREDVISYNGGDQGFLNEAFVWWHRLPRRVNFLKNFWSNTTAEASMKNRLLAADPPELYAIHYLGLKPWMCYRDYDCNWNVGDQRVYASDAAHGTWWKLHDQMEAGLQRFCSLSGTRREQLEQERRQAAELGFGDGHWRLKVSGNGRTVTTE from the exons ATGGAGACGGTTCCCGGCTTCCTCAGAACGCTGCACGGCAACGCGAAGCTTGGTTTGGTGAACATTGTGGAGGACGAGGCGGTCGAGTGGGGACTGGTCGGTGGGAGGACGACGACGGTCGACTTCGAGCGGGTGTCCGAGAACTTGAAGTGGGAGGACCTGTTCCCCGAGTGgatcgacgaggaggaggagaacgagGGCCCGTCGTGCCCCGAGCTCCCCATGCCCGATTTTTCCTTGTACGGCAATGTGGACGTGGTGGTGGCCAAGCTTCCGTGCCGGCGGTCGGGGACCGCCGGGTGGTCTCGCGACGTGTCCAGGTTGCAGGTCCACCTGGTGGCGGCGACCACGGCGGCGCGTAGGGGGAGGAGGGACGCGCGGGGTGCGGTGAAGGTGGTGCTCCTGAGCGCGTGCCGGCCGATGATGGAGCTGTTCCCGTGCGACGAGATGGTGGTGAGGGAAGGCAAGTGGTGGCTGTACGAGGCGGAGGCGCGGCGGCTGGAGCAGAAGGTGGCGCTGCCGGTCGGCTCTTGCAATCTGGCCTTGCCACTGTGGGGAAAAG gaattgacGTGGTCTACGATGCATCGAAGCTCGCCGGCGGTCCGGTGAGCCCTCACCGCCGGGAGGCTTACGCCACCGTCCTCCACTCCTCCGATACGTACGTGTGCGGCGCCATCATCCTCGCCCACAGCATCGTCCGAACCGGCTCCACCCGCGACCTCCTGCTGCTCCACGACAAGTCCATCCCCCACGACAAGCTCCGGGCGCTCGCCGCAGCCGGGTGGACGCTCCGCGAGATCGACCGCATCCGTAACCCCCACGCCCAGAAGGACTCCTACAACGAGTATAACTACAGCAAGCTCCGCCTGTGGCAGCTCACCGATTACCACAGGGTCGTCTTCATCGACGCCGACATCCTCGTCCTCCGCAACCTCGACCTGCTCTTCCGCTTCCCTCAGATCTCCGCCACCGGCAACGATGGCGTCATCTTCAACTCCGGCATCATGGTCATCGAGCCATCGCACTGCACCTTCAAGGCACTGATGGCAAGCCGCGAGGACGTGATCTCGTACAACGGCGGCGACCAGGGGTTCCTCAACGAGGCGTTCGTCTGGTGGCACCGCCTGCCGCGGCGGGTGAACTTCCTGAAGAACTTCTGGTCAAACACGACGGCGGAGGCGAGCATGAAGAACCGCCTCTTGGCCGCGGACCCACCGGAGCTGTACGCCATACACTACCTCGGCTTAAAGCCGTGGATGTGTTACAGGGACTACGACTGCAACTGGAACGTCGGAGACCAGCGCGTTTACGCCAGCGACGCAGCGCACGGGACGTGGTGGAAGCTGCACGATCAGATGGAGGCGGGGCTGCAGCGATTCTGTAGCCTTTCGGGTACGAGGAGGGAGCAGCTGGAGCAGGAGAGGCGGCAGGCGGCGGAGCTGGGGTTCGGGGACGGCCATTGGAGGCTGAAGGTATCAGGGAATGGCAGGACCGTGACGACGGAGTGA
- the LOC135641650 gene encoding UDP-glucuronate:xylan alpha-glucuronosyltransferase 2-like isoform X1, with the protein MSSSSMGLGSGMMKTVASKALVIKINLAFLSLFFLSYILLLLLQPSSVYEQNAAAEIVRCSLRDCRVKKVEGVLVQRKAARENRTAMETVPGFLRTLHGNAKLGLVNIVEDEAVEWGLVGGRTTTVDFERVSENLKWEDLFPEWIDEEEENEGPSCPELPMPDFSLYGNVDVVVAKLPCRRSGTAGWSRDVSRLQVHLVAATTAARRGRRDARGAVKVVLLSACRPMMELFPCDEMVVREGKWWLYEAEARRLEQKVALPVGSCNLALPLWGKGIDVVYDASKLAGGPVSPHRREAYATVLHSSDTYVCGAIILAHSIVRTGSTRDLLLLHDKSIPHDKLRALAAAGWTLREIDRIRNPHAQKDSYNEYNYSKLRLWQLTDYHRVVFIDADILVLRNLDLLFRFPQISATGNDGVIFNSGIMVIEPSHCTFKALMASREDVISYNGGDQGFLNEAFVWWHRLPRRVNFLKNFWSNTTAEASMKNRLLAADPPELYAIHYLGLKPWMCYRDYDCNWNVGDQRVYASDAAHGTWWKLHDQMEAGLQRFCSLSGTRREQLEQERRQAAELGFGDGHWRLKVSGNGRTVTTE; encoded by the exons ATGAGTAGTAGTAGTATGGGCTTAGGGAGTGGAATGATGAAGACCGTTGCATCCAAAGCTCTCGTCATCAAGATCAATCTCGCCTTCCTCAgcctcttctttctttcctacatcctcctcctcctcctacagcCCTCGTCGGTCTACGAACAGAACGCCGCCGCCGAGATCGTCCGCTGTTCCTTGCGCGATTGCCGCGTGAAGAAG GTGGAAGGAGTGCTGGTTCAGAGGAAGGCTGCGAGGGAGAACCGAACGGCCATGGAGACGGTTCCCGGCTTCCTCAGAACGCTGCACGGCAACGCGAAGCTTGGTTTGGTGAACATTGTGGAGGACGAGGCGGTCGAGTGGGGACTGGTCGGTGGGAGGACGACGACGGTCGACTTCGAGCGGGTGTCCGAGAACTTGAAGTGGGAGGACCTGTTCCCCGAGTGgatcgacgaggaggaggagaacgagGGCCCGTCGTGCCCCGAGCTCCCCATGCCCGATTTTTCCTTGTACGGCAATGTGGACGTGGTGGTGGCCAAGCTTCCGTGCCGGCGGTCGGGGACCGCCGGGTGGTCTCGCGACGTGTCCAGGTTGCAGGTCCACCTGGTGGCGGCGACCACGGCGGCGCGTAGGGGGAGGAGGGACGCGCGGGGTGCGGTGAAGGTGGTGCTCCTGAGCGCGTGCCGGCCGATGATGGAGCTGTTCCCGTGCGACGAGATGGTGGTGAGGGAAGGCAAGTGGTGGCTGTACGAGGCGGAGGCGCGGCGGCTGGAGCAGAAGGTGGCGCTGCCGGTCGGCTCTTGCAATCTGGCCTTGCCACTGTGGGGAAAAG gaattgacGTGGTCTACGATGCATCGAAGCTCGCCGGCGGTCCGGTGAGCCCTCACCGCCGGGAGGCTTACGCCACCGTCCTCCACTCCTCCGATACGTACGTGTGCGGCGCCATCATCCTCGCCCACAGCATCGTCCGAACCGGCTCCACCCGCGACCTCCTGCTGCTCCACGACAAGTCCATCCCCCACGACAAGCTCCGGGCGCTCGCCGCAGCCGGGTGGACGCTCCGCGAGATCGACCGCATCCGTAACCCCCACGCCCAGAAGGACTCCTACAACGAGTATAACTACAGCAAGCTCCGCCTGTGGCAGCTCACCGATTACCACAGGGTCGTCTTCATCGACGCCGACATCCTCGTCCTCCGCAACCTCGACCTGCTCTTCCGCTTCCCTCAGATCTCCGCCACCGGCAACGATGGCGTCATCTTCAACTCCGGCATCATGGTCATCGAGCCATCGCACTGCACCTTCAAGGCACTGATGGCAAGCCGCGAGGACGTGATCTCGTACAACGGCGGCGACCAGGGGTTCCTCAACGAGGCGTTCGTCTGGTGGCACCGCCTGCCGCGGCGGGTGAACTTCCTGAAGAACTTCTGGTCAAACACGACGGCGGAGGCGAGCATGAAGAACCGCCTCTTGGCCGCGGACCCACCGGAGCTGTACGCCATACACTACCTCGGCTTAAAGCCGTGGATGTGTTACAGGGACTACGACTGCAACTGGAACGTCGGAGACCAGCGCGTTTACGCCAGCGACGCAGCGCACGGGACGTGGTGGAAGCTGCACGATCAGATGGAGGCGGGGCTGCAGCGATTCTGTAGCCTTTCGGGTACGAGGAGGGAGCAGCTGGAGCAGGAGAGGCGGCAGGCGGCGGAGCTGGGGTTCGGGGACGGCCATTGGAGGCTGAAGGTATCAGGGAATGGCAGGACCGTGACGACGGAGTGA
- the LOC103987433 gene encoding protein WEAK CHLOROPLAST MOVEMENT UNDER BLUE LIGHT 1 isoform X1 yields MEETKATEAMFSGEPPLSTTYSAECLPIKGPPNFSCHDENHHQEEAMNNTEKKVARCIANDALLDHKADIAENVDRLCTDNQQEAITAGPELSLNQFVSDGTLSTQNILVDAIMDTNCERGIISKDSVQPVPQGASAIPDPRESSNVSGVSNTNVVVLTSGDITIAVPPFDPQNKELESIPNRHQDGTTVNLVDVQIINDSAIPHESRNTEDSTPILPGELNHQKDVGRMQKKAPELATSSKPVKNIHVNRGIVDTAAPFESVKEAVTMFGGIVDWKAYRRNTLEKRKLLQLELERMQADIPECKKQFEAAEEAKAQVLKELDRTNRIMEELKVNFEKAQTEEAQAKQDSELAQLRVKEMEQGIASESSVAAKAQLEVAKARHEAAVAELKILKAELKSLQGEYVSLVNERDMAIRKAQDANSALKEIEKTAEELTLELITTKESLESAHAAHLEAEERRIGAALAREQDYLTWEKELKHAEEEVQELNQQVLLTRDLKSKLETASTLLFNLKAELAAYMESKLNQESVSFEDKLPDDVEETTQNSVQALASTRKELEEVQVSIEKAKDEVACLRVAAASLKFELDRERASLTNLQQREGMASIAVSSLEAELDRTKQDLEVVRVKEKAAREKMVELPKLLQQAAQEADQAKSVAQMAREELRKSKEEAEQAKASASTIEIRLQAALKEIEATRASEKLALAAIKALEESEQAASIGGEDSPRSVTLPLDEYFNLSKKAHEAEELAHERIAVAIAQIEAAKESEMKSLERLDEAYGEMSARKEALKIAMENAEKAKEGKLGAEQELRNWRAEHEQRRRASDAAKGGVNPVTSPLKTFEHPSRPQKEESDVVDPSMSDPKSHISEDSSDNGVSQVKIKKKKKSLVPKIVLFLARKRAQPE; encoded by the exons ATGGAAGAAACAAAAGCCACTGAAGCCATGTTCTCTGGAGAACCTCCTCTGTCCACTACTTATTCAGCAGAATGTCTACCAATTAAAGGACCTCCAAATTTCTCATGCCATGATGAAAACCACCATCAAGAAGAAGCTATGAATAATACTGAGAAAAAGGTTGCGCGATGTATTGCCAATGATGCATTATTGGACCACAAGGCAGATATTGCCGAAAATGTCGACAGACTCTGTACCGATAACCAGCAGGAAGCTATCACAGCGGGGCCTGAGCTATCACTTAATCAGTTTGTTTCTGATGGCACATTGTCGACCCAAAATATACTTGTTGATGCAATCATGGATACTAATTGCGAGCGGGGTATAATTTCAAAAGATTCTGTGCAACCTGTTCCACAAGGTGCTTCTGCTATACCTGATCCTCGAGAGAGCTCAAATGTATCAGGCGTTTCTAACACTAATGTTGTGGTATTGACATCTGGAGATATTACTATTGCAGTGCCTCCATTTGACCCACAGAACAAAGAGTTGGAAAGTATTCCAAACCGACATCAAGATGGCACCACTGTCAACCTCGTTGATGTTCAAATAATTAATGATTCAGCTATACCACATGAAAGTAGAAATACTGAAGATAGCACTCCTATTTTGCCCGGCGAACTCAATCACCAAAAGGATGTTGGAAGGATGCAAAAGAAGGCACCTGAATTAGCTACGTCTTCCAAACCTGTAAAAAATATCCATGTAAATAGAGGCATTGTTGACACTGCTGCACCTTTCGAATCTGTAAAGGAGGCAGTTACCATGTTTGGAGGAATTGTTGATTGGAAAGCTTACAGGCGAAATACTTTGGAG AAACGTAAGCTACTCCAATTGGAACTCGAGAGAATGCAAGCAGATATTCCTGAATGCAAAAAACAATTTGAAGCAGCAGAAGAGGCCAAGGCACAAGTACTGAAGGAGCTGGATAGAACCAACAGAATCATGGAAGAACTAAAAGTAAACTTTGAGAAGGCCCAAACTGAAGAGGCTCAGGCAAAGCAGGACTCTGAGCTGGCCCAACTGAGAGTCAAAGAAATGGAGCAAGGAATTGCTAGTGAATCTAGTGTTGCTGCTAAAGCACAACTCGAGGTTGCtaaagcaaggcatgaagcagcaGTTGCAGAACTGAAGATACTAAAAGCTGAGTTGAAATCCTTACAAGGGGAGTATGTTTCCTTGGTTAATGAAAGAGATATGGCAATAAGAAAGGCTCAAGATGCTAATTCTGCACTAAAGGAGATTGAGAAGACAGCCGAGGAACTTACTTTGGAATTGATCACGACGAAGGAATCACTGGAGTCGGCCCATGCTGCACATCTTGAAGCAGAAGAACGTAGAATTGGTGCAGCCTTGGCAAGAGAGCAAGATTACCTTACATGGGAAAAGGAACTGAAGCACGCTGAAGAGGAGGTGCAAGAACTGAATCAACAAGTTTTGTTGACAAGAGATCTCAAATCAAAACTGGAGACAGCATCTACTTTATTATTCAATCTCAAGGCTGAATTAGCAGCCTATATGGAATCAAAATTGAATCAAGAATCCGTGAGTTTTGAGGATAAGTTACCAGATGATGTTGAAGAAACAACCCAGAACTCCGTTCAAGCATTAGCCTCGACCAGAAAGGAGCTTGAGGAAGTACAAGTCAGTATCGAGAAGGCCAAGGATGAGGTTGCCTGTCTGAGGGTTGCGGCTGCTTCTCTCAAGTTCGAGCTGGACAGAGAAAGGGCATCCCTAACTAACTTGCAACAGAGGGAAGGGATGGCATCTATAGCAGTTTCTTCTCTTGAAGCAGAGCTTGATAGGACCAAACAAGATTTAGAAGTGGTTCGAGTGAAGGAAAAAGCAGCCAGGGAGAAGATGGTAGAGCTGCCCAAATTGTTGCAACAGGCGGCTCAGGAAGCAGATCAAGCGAAATCTGTTGCTCAGATGGCACGAGAAGAACTAAGAAAGTCCAAGGAGGAAGCAGAGCAAGCAAAGGCAAGTGCAAGCACAATAGAGATCAGATTACAGGCAGCTCTGAAGGAAATTGAGGCAACTAGAGCATCTGAGAAGCTGGCACTTGCAGCAATCAAAGCACTGGAAGAGAGCGAACAAGCTGCAAGCATAGGTGGTGAGGATTCTCCGCGCAGTGTGACTCTTCCATTGGATGAGTACTTCAATCTGAGCAAGAAAGCTCATGAAGCCGAAGAGCTTGCCCATGAAAGAATAGCAGTTGCTATTGCACAGATTGAGGCGGCCAAGGAGTCTGAGATGAAGAGCTTAGAGAGGCTCGATGAAGCATATGGGGAAATGAGTGCAAGGAAGGAAGCACTAAAAATTGCTATGGAGAACGCTGAGAAGGCCAAGGAAGGAAAATTAGGTGCGGAACAGGAATTGAGGAATTGGAGAGCTGAGCATGAACAACGAAGGAGGGCTAGTGATGCAGCAAAGGGTGGAGTAAATCCTGTAACGAGCCCGCTAAAGACTTTTGAGCATCCTAGTAGACCACAAAAGGAAGAAAGTGATGTTGTCGACCCTTCCATGTCTGATCCCAAGTCGCACATATCAGAAGATAGCTCAGACAATGGTGTGTCACAAGtgaaaattaagaaaaagaagaaatcactTGTGCCAAAGATTGTGCTGTTCTTAGCGCGGAAAAGGGCACAACCAGAGTAG
- the LOC103987433 gene encoding protein WEAK CHLOROPLAST MOVEMENT UNDER BLUE LIGHT 1 isoform X2, with protein MEETKATEAMFSGEPPLSTTYSAECLPIKGPPNFSCHDENHHQEEAMNNTEKKVARCIANDALLDHKADIAENVDRLCTDNQQEAITAGPELSLNQFVSDGTLSTQNILVDAIMDTNCERGIISKDSVQPVPQVPPFDPQNKELESIPNRHQDGTTVNLVDVQIINDSAIPHESRNTEDSTPILPGELNHQKDVGRMQKKAPELATSSKPVKNIHVNRGIVDTAAPFESVKEAVTMFGGIVDWKAYRRNTLEKRKLLQLELERMQADIPECKKQFEAAEEAKAQVLKELDRTNRIMEELKVNFEKAQTEEAQAKQDSELAQLRVKEMEQGIASESSVAAKAQLEVAKARHEAAVAELKILKAELKSLQGEYVSLVNERDMAIRKAQDANSALKEIEKTAEELTLELITTKESLESAHAAHLEAEERRIGAALAREQDYLTWEKELKHAEEEVQELNQQVLLTRDLKSKLETASTLLFNLKAELAAYMESKLNQESVSFEDKLPDDVEETTQNSVQALASTRKELEEVQVSIEKAKDEVACLRVAAASLKFELDRERASLTNLQQREGMASIAVSSLEAELDRTKQDLEVVRVKEKAAREKMVELPKLLQQAAQEADQAKSVAQMAREELRKSKEEAEQAKASASTIEIRLQAALKEIEATRASEKLALAAIKALEESEQAASIGGEDSPRSVTLPLDEYFNLSKKAHEAEELAHERIAVAIAQIEAAKESEMKSLERLDEAYGEMSARKEALKIAMENAEKAKEGKLGAEQELRNWRAEHEQRRRASDAAKGGVNPVTSPLKTFEHPSRPQKEESDVVDPSMSDPKSHISEDSSDNGVSQVKIKKKKKSLVPKIVLFLARKRAQPE; from the exons ATGGAAGAAACAAAAGCCACTGAAGCCATGTTCTCTGGAGAACCTCCTCTGTCCACTACTTATTCAGCAGAATGTCTACCAATTAAAGGACCTCCAAATTTCTCATGCCATGATGAAAACCACCATCAAGAAGAAGCTATGAATAATACTGAGAAAAAGGTTGCGCGATGTATTGCCAATGATGCATTATTGGACCACAAGGCAGATATTGCCGAAAATGTCGACAGACTCTGTACCGATAACCAGCAGGAAGCTATCACAGCGGGGCCTGAGCTATCACTTAATCAGTTTGTTTCTGATGGCACATTGTCGACCCAAAATATACTTGTTGATGCAATCATGGATACTAATTGCGAGCGGGGTATAATTTCAAAAGATTCTGTGCAACCTGTTCCACAAG TGCCTCCATTTGACCCACAGAACAAAGAGTTGGAAAGTATTCCAAACCGACATCAAGATGGCACCACTGTCAACCTCGTTGATGTTCAAATAATTAATGATTCAGCTATACCACATGAAAGTAGAAATACTGAAGATAGCACTCCTATTTTGCCCGGCGAACTCAATCACCAAAAGGATGTTGGAAGGATGCAAAAGAAGGCACCTGAATTAGCTACGTCTTCCAAACCTGTAAAAAATATCCATGTAAATAGAGGCATTGTTGACACTGCTGCACCTTTCGAATCTGTAAAGGAGGCAGTTACCATGTTTGGAGGAATTGTTGATTGGAAAGCTTACAGGCGAAATACTTTGGAG AAACGTAAGCTACTCCAATTGGAACTCGAGAGAATGCAAGCAGATATTCCTGAATGCAAAAAACAATTTGAAGCAGCAGAAGAGGCCAAGGCACAAGTACTGAAGGAGCTGGATAGAACCAACAGAATCATGGAAGAACTAAAAGTAAACTTTGAGAAGGCCCAAACTGAAGAGGCTCAGGCAAAGCAGGACTCTGAGCTGGCCCAACTGAGAGTCAAAGAAATGGAGCAAGGAATTGCTAGTGAATCTAGTGTTGCTGCTAAAGCACAACTCGAGGTTGCtaaagcaaggcatgaagcagcaGTTGCAGAACTGAAGATACTAAAAGCTGAGTTGAAATCCTTACAAGGGGAGTATGTTTCCTTGGTTAATGAAAGAGATATGGCAATAAGAAAGGCTCAAGATGCTAATTCTGCACTAAAGGAGATTGAGAAGACAGCCGAGGAACTTACTTTGGAATTGATCACGACGAAGGAATCACTGGAGTCGGCCCATGCTGCACATCTTGAAGCAGAAGAACGTAGAATTGGTGCAGCCTTGGCAAGAGAGCAAGATTACCTTACATGGGAAAAGGAACTGAAGCACGCTGAAGAGGAGGTGCAAGAACTGAATCAACAAGTTTTGTTGACAAGAGATCTCAAATCAAAACTGGAGACAGCATCTACTTTATTATTCAATCTCAAGGCTGAATTAGCAGCCTATATGGAATCAAAATTGAATCAAGAATCCGTGAGTTTTGAGGATAAGTTACCAGATGATGTTGAAGAAACAACCCAGAACTCCGTTCAAGCATTAGCCTCGACCAGAAAGGAGCTTGAGGAAGTACAAGTCAGTATCGAGAAGGCCAAGGATGAGGTTGCCTGTCTGAGGGTTGCGGCTGCTTCTCTCAAGTTCGAGCTGGACAGAGAAAGGGCATCCCTAACTAACTTGCAACAGAGGGAAGGGATGGCATCTATAGCAGTTTCTTCTCTTGAAGCAGAGCTTGATAGGACCAAACAAGATTTAGAAGTGGTTCGAGTGAAGGAAAAAGCAGCCAGGGAGAAGATGGTAGAGCTGCCCAAATTGTTGCAACAGGCGGCTCAGGAAGCAGATCAAGCGAAATCTGTTGCTCAGATGGCACGAGAAGAACTAAGAAAGTCCAAGGAGGAAGCAGAGCAAGCAAAGGCAAGTGCAAGCACAATAGAGATCAGATTACAGGCAGCTCTGAAGGAAATTGAGGCAACTAGAGCATCTGAGAAGCTGGCACTTGCAGCAATCAAAGCACTGGAAGAGAGCGAACAAGCTGCAAGCATAGGTGGTGAGGATTCTCCGCGCAGTGTGACTCTTCCATTGGATGAGTACTTCAATCTGAGCAAGAAAGCTCATGAAGCCGAAGAGCTTGCCCATGAAAGAATAGCAGTTGCTATTGCACAGATTGAGGCGGCCAAGGAGTCTGAGATGAAGAGCTTAGAGAGGCTCGATGAAGCATATGGGGAAATGAGTGCAAGGAAGGAAGCACTAAAAATTGCTATGGAGAACGCTGAGAAGGCCAAGGAAGGAAAATTAGGTGCGGAACAGGAATTGAGGAATTGGAGAGCTGAGCATGAACAACGAAGGAGGGCTAGTGATGCAGCAAAGGGTGGAGTAAATCCTGTAACGAGCCCGCTAAAGACTTTTGAGCATCCTAGTAGACCACAAAAGGAAGAAAGTGATGTTGTCGACCCTTCCATGTCTGATCCCAAGTCGCACATATCAGAAGATAGCTCAGACAATGGTGTGTCACAAGtgaaaattaagaaaaagaagaaatcactTGTGCCAAAGATTGTGCTGTTCTTAGCGCGGAAAAGGGCACAACCAGAGTAG